The Cellulosimicrobium sp. ES-005 genome segment GGGCCGACGGAGGGGTAGTCGGTCTGCTGGGTCTCCCAGGTGATGATGCCGTCCTTGACGTAGACCTTCCAGGAGCAGGACCCGGTGCAGTTCACGCCGTGGGTGGAGCGCACGACCTTGTCGTGGGACCAGCGGTCGCGGTAGAACACGTCGCCCTGGCGCCCGCCGGTCAGGAACACCTGCCGCAGGTCGTCGGACACCTGCCCGCGCCGCAGGCGGCTGCCCAGGCGCAGCAGGGCGTCGGCCGGGTCACGGGGGGTGCGCTCGTCGAGTGGGGGCACGACAGCTCCTCGGGTTCTCTGGGGCGGGGACGGCGGACGCGTCGCCGGCGTTCCCGGTCGGGGTCAGGAGGGGTTCGGGGCGCCCGGCCGGGCGTAGTAGTGCCACGTGAGCCACGTGCACAGGGCGAAGAACACGGCGCACCCGACGAAGAACGACCGCGCGGGGACGAGCGAGAGCCCGATGCCGACGAGGAACGGGCCGAACGCGGCGATCGAGGCGGTCCAGCCGATCACCCCGCCCGCCTGGCGGCGCGGGAAGATCATCGGCATCTGCTTGAACGTCCCTGCGTTGCCGATCCCGGCGAAGGTGAACACCGCGAGCATCCCCGCGAGGAACCAGCCGAACTGCCCGACGTCGTGCGGGTCGAGGAAGAACAGCGAGAACACCGTCGAGACCGTCATGCCGATCCCGGCGACGAGGGTCCAGACCGCACCGCCGAACCGGTCGCACAGCGGCCCGAACCCGGCGCGCGCGGCCGAGCCGAGCAGCGGGCCGAGGAACGCGTAGCGCAGCGGGTCGGGCGCGTTCTCGAACCCGCCGTACTCCGCGACGATGAGCAGCCCGAGCTGGGCCGCGAACCCGCTGAACGCGCCGAAGGTCATGAGGTAGATCGCCGTCATGATCCACGTGTGCTTGTTGCCGAAGATGTCGAGCTGCTCGCGGAAGTTCGCGCTCACCGGGACCCGGCGCAGGTACAGGGCGGCGAGCACCGCGCCGAGCACGGTCCACGGCACGAGGACGAGGCCTGCGTTGTGCAGCCAGAGATGGCTGCCCGTCGCCGTCTGCTGCGGCGTGAGGGCCGCCGTGCCGAGGAGGCCGAAGCCGACGACCCACGGCGTGAGGAACTGGATGAGGCTCACGCCGAAGTTGCCGATCCCGGCCTGCAGCCCCAGCGCCGTCCCCGCCATGCGCCGGGGGAAGAAGTAGCTCGTCGAGGGCATGAACCCGGAGAACGCGCCGCCGCCGATCCCCGCCGCGACCGCGAGCAGCATGAGCACCGCGTACGGCGTGCTCGCGTCGCGCACGGCGAAGGTCCAGCCGAGCATCGGCAGGAGGACGAGCGTCGCCGTGCCGCCCACGAGCGTGCGCGTGCCGACGACGGGCGGGAGGAACATGTAGACCATGCGGAACAGCCCGCCGGCGAGGCCGGGGACGGCCGTGAGCCAGTAGAGCTGTGCCGTCGTGAGGTCGAAGCCGACGTCGTTGAGCCGGGGCGCGACCGCGCTCACGAGGTACCACGCGCAGAACGCGAGCGTGAGGTTGTACGTCGTGATCCACAGCGTGCGCCACGCGAACCGGCGGTCCCAGCGCGACTCGTCCTCGGGGTCCCACGTCGACAGGTCCACGCTCGACGGCGTGCGCACCGCCCGCAGCAGCGAGGGCGGCCTGGTGGTGGCAGGGGCGGTCATGTCGTCCTCCCGTCGTCGCAGGTCACGACCACACCGACGTCGTGACGCCGGGTCCGTACCCGGTGCGCCGTCAGCATGACCCGGCGGACGGGAGCCGCGGCGGGCCGCGGACCGTGAATAATCAGCTCGCGCGCGAGAGCTGCAGCACGCAGTGGTGCGGCTCGACGAAGGGCAGCAGCGCCTCCGCGCGGACGGGCCCGCCGACGCCCGCGAGCACGCCCTGCACGAGGCCGAGGTGGACGGCGCAGACCACGTCCTCGCGGTCCGCCGCGAGCGCGAGGAACGGGCACCGGTAGAGATGGAACCGCAACCGCTCCTCCTCGAGCTCGGGGTCGAGCCCGAGCTGGTGCAGGTGGTCGTCGAGCGCGGCGAGCTGGTTCTCCGGCGTGGGCTCGGGCGCGTCGCGGCCCGAGGAACGGAGCACGTCGACGAGCCGCCGGCCCGCCACGCGCGCGGTCCCGGCGAGGACGTCGCGCGTGCCGTGCGCGGCGTCGTCGTGCGCGGCGCCCTGGGCGGCGTCGCCGTGACCGAGCACCGTGCGGGTCAGTGCGGCCCGGACGAGCGACTCGCCGAGGCGCCGCGCCGCGCCGTCGTCCCGCGGCGGGTCCTCGCCCGCGATCGCCTCGTAGAGGATGCGCGGGCGTCCACGCGTCGTGCGCACCTCGGGGGCGCTGCGCACGAACCCCGCGTCCGCGAGCCGTTGGAGGTGCTCGCGCGTCGCGCTCGGACACAGCTCCGCCTCGCGCGAGAGGTCGGCGACCGTCATCGGGCCGCGTTCCTGGAGCGCGTGCAGCAGCGTCAGCCGGCTCGACGACGCGAGAGCGCGGTACGTGGTCGACGTGTCCTCGGGCACGACGCCATCGTGCCCCGGACCGACGCCGGCGGACCGGCCGCGAGGCGGGTCCACCACCGATCGGTGACGAAGGTCCCGCGCGGGCAGGCCGTCAGGCCTCGGGAGCCCCCTTGTCGAGCGCCGCGCGCAGGCTCGGCCACGCGTCCGCGAACGCGGGCAGCAGGTCGAGGGTCGCGACGTCGTCGACCGGGACCCAGCGGACCTCGACGCTCTCCGCGTCCGTCGCGCGCGGGTCGACCTCCGCGCCGTCCGC includes the following:
- a CDS encoding ArsR family transcriptional regulator gives rise to the protein MPEDTSTTYRALASSSRLTLLHALQERGPMTVADLSREAELCPSATREHLQRLADAGFVRSAPEVRTTRGRPRILYEAIAGEDPPRDDGAARRLGESLVRAALTRTVLGHGDAAQGAAHDDAAHGTRDVLAGTARVAGRRLVDVLRSSGRDAPEPTPENQLAALDDHLHQLGLDPELEEERLRFHLYRCPFLALAADREDVVCAVHLGLVQGVLAGVGGPVRAEALLPFVEPHHCVLQLSRAS
- a CDS encoding MFS transporter gives rise to the protein MTAPATTRPPSLLRAVRTPSSVDLSTWDPEDESRWDRRFAWRTLWITTYNLTLAFCAWYLVSAVAPRLNDVGFDLTTAQLYWLTAVPGLAGGLFRMVYMFLPPVVGTRTLVGGTATLVLLPMLGWTFAVRDASTPYAVLMLLAVAAGIGGGAFSGFMPSTSYFFPRRMAGTALGLQAGIGNFGVSLIQFLTPWVVGFGLLGTAALTPQQTATGSHLWLHNAGLVLVPWTVLGAVLAALYLRRVPVSANFREQLDIFGNKHTWIMTAIYLMTFGAFSGFAAQLGLLIVAEYGGFENAPDPLRYAFLGPLLGSAARAGFGPLCDRFGGAVWTLVAGIGMTVSTVFSLFFLDPHDVGQFGWFLAGMLAVFTFAGIGNAGTFKQMPMIFPRRQAGGVIGWTASIAAFGPFLVGIGLSLVPARSFFVGCAVFFALCTWLTWHYYARPGAPNPS